The Acetonema longum DSM 6540 DNA segment CCATGATCGGCGCCCACACTCCGGTCACTGTGCCGGAGGAAGGACTTAGGCTGCTGGCCGAAGCTGTCCGGGAAACCGGCCGGGGCCTCCACATCCATGTGGCGGAAGACCGCTATGACATATCTTTCTCCCATCACCAATACAAAAAGGATCTCATCACCCGGCTCCGCGAATTCGGTCTGGTCAATAACAAAGCCCTGTTCGCTCATGGTGTGTATCTGTCCGATCAGGAGATTGATCTGATCAATCAGCATGACGCCTACCTGGTCCATAACGCCCGCTCCAATATGAACAACAACGTGGGCTATAACCATAAGATATCCTGCTATAAGAACGTTGCCCTGGGAACCGACGGGATCGGCAGCGACATGCTGGAAGAATTCAAATTCGCCTGCTTCAAGCACAAAGACGCCGGCGGCCCTCTATGGCCGGACAGCTACCTTAAATTCCTCCATAACGGCAACGACCTGTTAGGCCGCTATTTCGACGCCAAATTTGGCCAGGTCGCCCCCGGTTATAAAGCCGATCTGACCATTCTGGACTATGACTCGCCGACGCCGCTGCAACCGGAAAACATTGGCGGGCATTTGGCATTTGGCCTGGATTCACGGGATGTGAAGACAGTTGTCATCAATGGTGAGATCATCCTGGAAAACCGGGAATTTGCCTTTGATGTCAAGCTCATTTATGACAAAGCCCGTAGAGCTGCCCAGCGCCTGTGGAACAATATGGATAAACTTCCTTAATGCCGAAATAGAACGGAAAGAGGGCCGTTTCTCTGACAAGGTCAGGAGAAACAGCCCTCTTTTAGTCTCTCTATTTCTGCAGTACTTTTTCGGCTGCTCTGACGATATTCTGATATCCGGTGCAGCGGCACATGTTGCCGGACAGTTCTTTTTTGATCTCTTCCGTGGTGAAGGTTTGACCGCTTTCAGCCATGGCGGTGATGCTCATCACGAAACCGGGAGTGCAAAAACCGCACTGGACAGCGCCTTCGTCCAGCATGGCCTGCTGGACTTTTGACAACCGGCCTTCTTTGGCTTCTCCTTCCACGGTGCGGATTTCTTTGCCGTCAGCCCAGACCGCCAGGTAGATGCAGGTGTCGATAGTCTCCCCATTGATGAGGACGGTACAGGCGCCGCATTCGCCTACGCCGCAGCCTTTTTTCGTCCCCATCAGATTCAGCTTGTTGCGCAATGCTTCTAATAAAGACTCCCGGACGTCCGCCTCCAGGGTGACAGCCTGACCGTTTACCCGAAAGCTGATTTTTTTTGTGTTCATGCCGGATTCCTCCTTTTCGCCACAGCTTCCCGGAAGGCACGTTTGCTTAGCTCTGCCACCAACTGCAGCCGGTATTCTTTGGAGGCGCGCCAGGAAGTCCGGGGATTGACTTCGGTGACAGCGGTCTTGCCTGCGGTTGCTGCCAGTTCTTTGCTGAAAGTTTGGCCTTTTACCGCTGTTTCGGTTTTGAGACAGCGTATGGGAGTGGGCGCCGCTACCCCCAGAGCCAGCCGGAAGTCTTCTACCAGGTTGGCATCGCCTAACTTACAGAGTACGGAGCAGCTCAGGGTGGCGATATCCATGGCATTACGCATGGCGTATTTGATGTAATGGCCGCTGAAGCCCCGATAATCCTCCGGCGCGATCCGAATGGCGGTCAGAATTTCACCCTGAGTCAGAGCCACTTTGCCCGGACCTGTGTAAAAATCCTGAATGGCAATGGTCCGGATTCCGGCGGGTCCGGTGATCTGCAGGCGGGCGTTTAATGCAAACAGGGTGGGGGCGCTGTCGGCGGAGGTGGCTCCGTTACAGATGTTGCCGCCGATGGTCCCCGCATGGCGGGTCTGAGGGCCGCCCACCCAATTCACCGCTTCCCCCAGAAAGGGTAAATGCTCCCGGATTAAAGGGTGGGAGGATACTTGGGTAAAGGTGGTGACCGGCTTAATGACAATGGTACTGTCAGCCTCCAGATGAATTCCCTTTAATTCCGCTACCTCGTGAATGCTGACCAGATGCGCCTCCGGCAGCTTGCCCTCCCGGACATGGAGCAGTATATCGGTGCCGCCGGCCACCAGTTTAGCCCTTGGGTCCTTGGTTAAGAGCTCAATGGCCTGTTCCAGGTCACGGGCTTCTTCGTAGTTGGCGATATCAAACATGACAGCACTCCTCCTGTTCAATCAGCCCTGCCGCTTTAAATCTTTCAAACAGGCGCTGCGGGTTTAAAGGAAGCTCGTTGATGGCGACGCCAGTGGCATCCAGGACGGCATTGCGAATGGCCGGTGCGGCGGAAATGGCGGGTGGCTCCCCTAGAGCCTTGTTGCCGAAGGGCGCGGTAGGATCGTCGGTTTCCACAAAGGCTACGCCGATTTTCGGCGTATCGGCGGCAGTCATCAGTTTGTAATCTAAGAGGTTGTTGTTAAGGGGTTTGCCGCTTTTAGGATCGAACAGCATCTGTTCGTACAGGGCATAACCAAGAGCCATGCTGACGCCGCCGTGGACCTGACCGGTGGCCAAATCCGGATTGATAATTTTTCCTGAATCGTGGATATTATAGATCTGAAGCACATCCACCTTACCGGTGGGAATATCGACTTCCACTTCCACAAAGGTGCAGCCGTAGGCGAAAGCATTGGTGCGGGCCTGGTAAGACACGTCGGCGGTGATGGGGGCGGCAGCCGCCAAGTTGTAGTAGCTGTCCAGGGCGATGCTTTCCAGGGATTTCAGTCTTTCGCGGCTTTGTTTATAGATAACCCAGCCGTCGGCGATGTCCAGGGAATGAATAGGAATATCAGTCATCA contains these protein-coding regions:
- the xdhB gene encoding xanthine dehydrogenase subunit XdhB, with translation MFDIANYEEARDLEQAIELLTKDPRAKLVAGGTDILLHVREGKLPEAHLVSIHEVAELKGIHLEADSTIVIKPVTTFTQVSSHPLIREHLPFLGEAVNWVGGPQTRHAGTIGGNICNGATSADSAPTLFALNARLQITGPAGIRTIAIQDFYTGPGKVALTQGEILTAIRIAPEDYRGFSGHYIKYAMRNAMDIATLSCSVLCKLGDANLVEDFRLALGVAAPTPIRCLKTETAVKGQTFSKELAATAGKTAVTEVNPRTSWRASKEYRLQLVAELSKRAFREAVAKRRNPA
- the xdhC gene encoding xanthine dehydrogenase subunit XdhC, which gives rise to MNTKKISFRVNGQAVTLEADVRESLLEALRNKLNLMGTKKGCGVGECGACTVLINGETIDTCIYLAVWADGKEIRTVEGEAKEGRLSKVQQAMLDEGAVQCGFCTPGFVMSITAMAESGQTFTTEEIKKELSGNMCRCTGYQNIVRAAEKVLQK
- the ssnA gene encoding putative aminohydrolase SsnA, whose product is MLILKNATIVEFQPPAVKAGMDIVIDGTKIVEVGAGIAGGRQADRVIDLAGAMVMPGIVCSHNHFYSGLSRGVMANIKPSPDFVSVLENLWWRLDRAIDEEILYYSGMVCSLEAVRCGVTSVIDHHASPGFIKGSLKVLKQAFEEVGLRGITCYETTDRNGGMREVEAGVTENVEFARLCERDKQASRGDYLVEAMIGAHTPVTVPEEGLRLLAEAVRETGRGLHIHVAEDRYDISFSHHQYKKDLITRLREFGLVNNKALFAHGVYLSDQEIDLINQHDAYLVHNARSNMNNNVGYNHKISCYKNVALGTDGIGSDMLEEFKFACFKHKDAGGPLWPDSYLKFLHNGNDLLGRYFDAKFGQVAPGYKADLTILDYDSPTPLQPENIGGHLAFGLDSRDVKTVVINGEIILENREFAFDVKLIYDKARRAAQRLWNNMDKLP